From Amphiura filiformis chromosome 20, Afil_fr2py, whole genome shotgun sequence, a single genomic window includes:
- the LOC140143041 gene encoding uncharacterized protein isoform X1, translating into MWTRSFQTSDSDDTSLAVDGFQWGLVSKNSPRTKRWARGELVIEGFEWSVASKRVPRGSPPTVTLNVTAILSDNDAYVSGKKLWRLGLFASEWNDGWGVRKNEVRQLLTPKQRKQTARGGVPLTFQNVEGAFDYTEIGCDNYRFLCFELAKHGKAKPDFNMRMYTMQDTLIGCDEVPCQQAGQNQINDDGSPSCLQSCAYDYSPVCGSNGHTYPNKCEIQNEIRCFPNVSLEVVFEDDCNKSVAVTSVFWGVEAVNYVTRGPSDLLIDAIVFTEGPNDVMGTDLWRMGLFGSKYANGSGPRLDYQHQILNSTYASKPLFTWKPISLGFLVGVQFDVGKIGCSIYKFFCLEFAKGDNPTPDFNFRSLNGPATFIACRTAPCNGPEDDGTGRDIASFERFRWTLSGHGMAIPGEPMNVTLTVTVPVLRNSDEIRGTNLWRIGIYGSGSEDGSDPERYSYVRQTITDEQVATSVVPGSDMVLSIDTQFAITGVGCGDYGYFCVEFAKADNPVPDFIFNQDGNGQPIVVCQQIACRDGDSATESASSIARLKSLNWNLEVTHLIIGYPSNVTLQVTILPNDQTDTIIGEGLWRLGIFFSKTPNVQGARHKYDPQILPEEYADWPLVPRLPLLFLDVTTLIDVTGIGCNMWRYVCVEFAKGANAVPDFELPLPGGITAAVSCREFPCTSGHSSRGLTASIDHFTWSISGSPGSTNPGELEDVTLAITVPVSHTSDEIRGSNLWRIGLYGSDRINGEGGDRFYYIRQILTDQQVSTPLIPDTDIEFNIETQYMLSGVGCGKFRHLCVEIARGDFPQPEYVFNEEQGGEPIVVCQQMTCTGGSPPGTNPNHGHGQENTNPNHGQDIGRTENERRLVARPSSLNWKVWVTDVNYGRPSNVTIRIHIIPHDSTDVIEGHGLWRIGLFFSAEVDGQGERHKYHRQVLPTEYADWPLGPQSILEFRDFNTPIDVTGLGCEIWPYVCLEFAKGDNAMPDFDLPLPGGLDSAVACRTFPCISNMPSPAGPPAGGSPPGTNPNHGQGQENTNPNHGQDIGRTENERRLVARPSSLNWNVWVTDLNYGRPSNVTLRIHIVPHDSTDVIEGIGLWRIGLFFSAEVDGQGKRHKYHRQVLPTEYADWPLGPRSILEFRDFNTPIDVTGLGCETWPYVCLEFAKGDNAMPDFDLPLPGGLDAAVACRTFPCISNMPTPAGPPAPAGGDINGEGGARDPDYPALPGEASPSIPSAAVTTIRISNFEATADRVRFLLAVTPGGYSQRIQGEGLWRIGLYGSSDRNGEEIGSPHKRQVLNVVSQGKSLRPQSQLVFDIDTRFQMYELGCSELRYICIEFGKGDNPIPDFNLVLPGSDTVVTCQMVPCNTPNPQPFNPNTNNNNQPGPALPNNNNGGGGGGLGHIAQLTGLFWTMQPIIIRNDARSLIRLRVTAPISNNSDTINGRGLWRVSLFGAPDSIGSEPHFDYHHQILRQEDQNEAAAPYFNLSFNAITDFDLMGIGCVQYLYLCIEFGKGDNPVPDFYLPLNGGESSIVSCQRAKCLNPNAMPLDTTNEPQIQGTAQLARFGWEMNPLRKNPDGPSDVSFTLTITPNPSTDVISGDGLWRVGVFGSQRENGDEPRESYKRQVLNQLQANQALSESPLVFDVQTTIDMREMGCGAFKFLCIEFSKGDEPAPDFRMPLNGRDSLISCQNVPCLNTNRQRPRPRPNSRPRPPPPPQKRPNRGNQDTRPDSNPSTKKPPQPVTEEQSIVTTAISNRPTLSPYFHLWPTMSPPEPTRQLRPQQPETKPKPRPRPPYNRPQTTPSDQSTWSINTNPNKVGTNEDNNNGNNVFKPDNTHTQERPEPPYNRQPQPQPEPNPRVQPHIQETNPETERQRYVPIPGRKVVWFAAIRWKASVEKVYPDGSQEVNLDVMLLPHNNRVNAVMGRGLWRMGIFGSTNIDGHGPKHDYKQQILGPFEQGNPLIPPNFLQFDIDTEFDIKSVGCGKFKYVCLEFAKGARPSLDFDLVVEDGVLGPIISCQAAPCDSFTTFLTTRGPPSAQRPYVIIQHVRPEEVHITEEAQNQLDIDIEIVYNRRSDEVTGTNLWRLELWSSPKPDGSGTRLVSLDQALTDAQMGKALVRPYPFEFTNVRMNLDMRGNRCSYARYICARLTNEPFRHLEPEFDLTGEPNYRALTGCTKTKCLRTEAVAAHPNTRPLVKFSGVTVGIPTIEENRLNKLALRVSIQVSSQSDAVSGSQLWQLNVWGSKKANGQGRRYSNLEQALTPQQADMSVVAATDLLFEYVRFDLDMSSARCNDISYICVKISTASTNFDLQGMPNKDALKECTTVTCETASVPEFYVNSVSIILPPTPVISGETNPMTMDFEIVYDVSNSDAIRGNGVWRVKIWGSDKAGGGGPRISQAPNALTSQQGSQPLILGRPFTIRGIEYSMDLTNYYCRDVSFVCAQLVEGNNSFNIRPVPNKRSLVSCQRIHCING; encoded by the exons ATCTTTCCAGACATCAGATTCTGATGACACATCACTAGCAGTTGATGGTTTCCAATGGGGGCTAGTCTCAAAGAACTCTCCTCGTACCAAGCGGTGGGCACGTGGGGAGCTGGTGATAGAGGGCTTCGAATGGTCAGTGGCTTCAAAGAGAGTACCACGTGGATCACCACCAACCGTGACCTTGAACGTTACTGCCATATTATCAGATAATGATGCATATGTGTCAGGAAAAAAACTCTGGCGGTTGGGATTGTTTGCCAGTGAGTGGAATGATGGATGGGGAGTAAGGAAAAATGAGGTACGCCAACTTCTGACTCCTAAGCAACGGAAACAAACGGCACGTG GAGGAGTACCATTAACATTCCAAAACGTTGAGGGTGCATTTGACTACACTGAAATTGGTTGTGATAATTATCGGTTCTTGTGTTTTGAGTTAGCGAAACATGGCAAAGCAAAACCAGATTTTAATATGCGGATGTATACAATGCAAGACACACTGATTGGTTGTGATGAGGTCCCATGTCAGCAAGCTGGACAAAATCAAATAA ATGATGATGGCTCGCCATCTTGTCTCCAGTCTTGTGCATACGACTACTCCCCAGTGTGTGGAAGTAATGGGCACACCTATCCAAACAAATGCGAAATACAAAACGAAATCAGATGTTTTCCAAATGTATCTTTAGAAGTAGTCTTTGAAGATGATTGCAATAAAA GTGTTGCTGTGACTAGTGTATTCTGGGGCGTTGAAGCAGTAAACTATGTAACTCGTGGTCCTAGTGACTTGCTTATAGACGCTATTGTCTTCACCGAAGGACCAAACGATGTCATGGGTACAGATCTATGGAGAATGGGACTCTTTGGAAGTAAATATGCAAATGGATCTGGTCCTCGACTTGATTATCAGCATCAGATTCTCAACTCTACATATGCGTCAAAACCTCTGTTCACTTGGAAACCGATTAGCCTCGGGTTTTTGGTAGGAGTGCAATTTGACGTTGGAAAAATTGGATGCTCGATTTACAAGTTCTTCTGTTTGGAATTTGCTAAAGGTGACAACCCAACACCGGATTTTAATTTTAGATCGTTAAATGGTCCAGCAACTTTCATCGCCTGTCGAACTGCTCCTTGTAATGGACCTG AGGATGATGGTACCGGTCGTGATATTGCCTCATTCGAACGTTTTAGATGGACATTATCAGGCCATGGTATGGCTATACCAGGTGAACCAATGAATGTAACATTGACTGTCACTGTGCCTGTGTTGCGCAATAGTGATGAGATTCGTGGCACTAATCTCTGGCGTATTGGTATTTATGGGAGTGGCAGTGAAGATGGAAGTGATCCGGAGAGATATAGTTACGTGAGGCAAACTATAACTGATGAACAG GTGGCAACCTCTGTAGTACCCGGTTCTGATATGGTGCTCTCCATCGACACACAATTTGCTATCACAGGCGTGGGGTGTGGTGATTATGGCTATTTTTGTGTTGAATTTGCCAAAGCAGATAACCCTGTGCCTGATTTTATCTTCAATCAAGACGGAAACGGCCAACCTATCGTTGTATGCCAACAAATAGCATGCAGAG ACGGAGATAGTGCCACAGAAAGTGCGTCATCTATAGCTCGCCTCAAGAGTTTAAACTGGAATTTGGAGGTAACACATTTGATTATTGGATATCCGAGTAATGTCACCCTACAGGTCACTATTTTGCCTAATGATCAAACTGATACCATTATCGGTGAAGGATTGTGGCGTCTTGGAATCTTCTTCAGCAAGACGCCAAATGTACAAGGCGCTCGTCATAAATACGATCCACAAATACTACCAGAGGAGTACGCCGACTGGCCCTTGGTTCCGAGGCTTCCATTGTTATTTTTGGATGTCACTACACTTATTGATGTCACAGGAATAGGATGTAATATGTGGCGATATGTATGTGTGGAATTCGCTAAAGGTGCCAATGCTGTGCCTGACTTTGAATTGCCGCTTCCTGGAGGTATAACTGCAGCTGTATCCTGTCGAGAATTTCCTTGTACAAGTGGACACTCATCTCGTG GACTAACAGCATCAATTGACCATTTTACCTGGAGTATAAGCGGCTCCCCCGGAAGCACAAATCCTGGAGAACTAGAGGATGTAACGTTGGCTATTACGGTACCTGTTTCCCACACTAGTGATGAGATTCGTGGCTCTAATCTCTGGCGCATTGGGTTGTATGGTAGTGATCGTATAAACGGCGAGGGCGGTGATCGATTTTATTACATAAGACAAATACTTACTGACCAACAG GTGTCAACGCCTCTAATACCAGATACTGACATCGAATTCAACATAGAAACACAATACATGTTAAGCGGTGTAGGATGTGGAAAGTTTCGTCATCTGTGCGTCGAAATCGCTCGAGGAGATTTCCCGCAGCCAGAATATGTGTTTAATGAGGAGCAAGGTGGTGAGCCCATTGTGGTATGTCAACAAATGACTTGCACAG GTGGAAGCCCACCAGGCACAAACCCAAACCATGGTCATGGACAAGAAAATACCAATCCTAACCATGGGCAAGACATTGGAAGAACTGAAAACGAAAGGCGCTTAGTTGCTAGACCTAGTAGTCTAAATTGGAAAGTGTGGGTAACGGATGTAAATTATGGACGTCCGAGTAATGTTACTATTAGAATTCACATCATTCCCCATGACAGTACTGATGTCATTGAAGGTCATGGACTATGGCGAATTGGACTCTTCTTCAGCGCTGAAGTAGATGGGCAAGGCGAACGTCATAAATATCATCGACAAGTGTTGCCTACAGAATACGCAGATTGGCCACTAGGTCCACAAAGTATACTCGAATTTCGTGATTTCAATACACCTATCGATGTCACAGGTCTAGGATGTGAAATATGGCCGTATGTGTGTCTAGAGTTTGCGAAAGGTGACAATGCCATGCCAGATTTTGACTTACCGTTACCTGGTGGATTAGATTCAGCGGTCGCTTGCCGTACTTTTCCATGTATATCGAATATGCCGTCGCCAGCTGGACCGCCGGCAG GTGGAAGCCCACCAGGCACAAACCCAAATCATGGTCAAGGACAAGAAAATACCAATCCTAACCATGGGCAAGACATTGGAAGAACTGAAAATGAAAGGCGCTTAGTTGCTAGACCTAGTAGTCTTAATTGGAATGTATGGGTAACGGATCTAAATTATGGACGTCCGAGTAATGTTACTCTTCGAATTCACATCGTTCCCCATGACAGTACTGATGTCATTGAAGGCATTGGGCTATGGCGAATTGGGCTCTTCTTCAGCGCTGAAGTAGACGGACAAGGCAAACGTCATAAGTATCATAGACAAGTGCTGCCTACGGAATATGCAGATTGGCCGCTAGGTCCACGAAGTATACTTGAATTTCGTGATTTCAATACGCCTATCGATGTCACAGGTCTAGGATGCGAAACATGGCCGTATGTTTGCCTAGAATTTGCTAAAGGTGACAATGCAATGCCAGATTTTGACTTACCGTTACCTGGCGGATTAGATGCAGCGGTCGCTTGCCGTACGTTTCCGTGTATATCGAATATGCCTACGCCAGCTGGACCGCCGGCGCCAGCAG GCGGTGATATAAACGGGGAAGGAGGTGCACGTGATCCAGACTACCCAGCCCTACCCGGCGAGGCTTCACCTTCCATCCCATCCGCAGCCGTCACCACTATACGCATCAGTAACTTCGAAGCTACAGCAGACCGTGTCCGCTTTCTCTTGGCAGTAACACCTGGGGGATACTCACAACGTATACAAGGAGAAGGCCTATGGAGGATTGGACTCTATGGTAGCTCAGACCGTAATGGAGAAGAGATTGGAAGTCCTCATAAGCGACAGGTTCTGAATGTCGTCAGTCAAGGAAAGTCTTTGAGACCCCAAAGCCAACTGGTGTTTGATATAGATACACGTTTTCAGATGTATGAACTTGGTTGTAGCGAACTTAG ATACATCTGTATAGAGTTTGGCAAAGGCGACAATCCCATTCCTGATTTCAACCTGGTCCTTCCAGGCTCCGATACGGTGGTTACCTGTCAGATGGTTCCATGTAACA CACCAAATCCCCAGCCATTCAATCCAAacacaaacaacaacaaccaacCGGGTCCTGCATTACCAAACAACAACAATGGCGGCGGTGGAGGGGGGCTGGGACATATTGCTCAGCTCACTGGTCTCTTCTGGACAATGCAACCAATCATCATCAGAAATGACGCAAGAAGTCTAATACGCCTACGTGTAACTGCACCAATCAGCAACAATTCAGACACCATTAATGGGCGTGGCTTATGGAGAGTGTCGCTTTTTGGCGCTCCAGATTCCATTGGCAGTGAACCACATTTTGACTACCATCACCAAATCCTTCGTCAGGAAGATCAAAATGAAGCAGCTGCTCCATACTTTAATCTATCCTTCAATGCTATTACGGACTTTGACCTGATGGGTATAGGATGTGTGCAGTATTTGTATCTTTGCATTGAGTTTGGTAAAGGAGATAACCCAGTGCCAGATTTCTATCTTCCTCTTAATGGCGGTGAAAGCTCGATCGTGTCATGTCAGAGAGCAAAATGCTTGA ATCCTAACGCAATGCCATTGGATACAACAAATGAGCCACAAATCCAAGGCACAGCACAGCTTGCAAGGTTTGGATGGGAGATGAACCCATTAAGGAAAAACCCAGATGGCCCCAGCGATGTCTCATTCACTCTTACCATTACCCCAAACCCGAGTACCGATGTCATCAGTGGTGATGGACTTTGGCGAGTAGGGGTATTCGGTAGTCAAAGAGAAAATGGAGATGAACCAAGGGAGAGCTACAAGCGTCAG GTGTTGAATCAACTTCAAGCCAATCAAGCCCTATCGGAAAGTCCACTAGTGTTTGATGTGCAGACGACAATTGACATGAGAGAAATGGGGTGCGGAGCTTTCAAATTCCTTTGCATTGAGTTTTCCAAGGGAGATGAACCAGCGCCTGATTTCAGGATGCCACTCAACGGACGTGACTCGCTAATTTCTTGCCAAAACGTGCCTTGCTTAA ACACCAACAGGCAGCGTCCCAGACCACGTCCCAATTCCAGACCCCGACCTCCTCCCCCACCACAGAAACGACCAAATCGAGGCAATCAAGACACAAGACCTGACAGTAACCCTTCTACAAAGAAACCACCACAACCGGTTACAGAAGAGCAGTCCATAGTTACTACAGCTATATCAAATAGACCAACGCTATCTCCTTATTTCCATCTTTGGCCAACCATGTCACCACCAGAGCCAACACGCCAACTTCGTCCACAACAACCAGAGACAAAACCCAAGCCAAGACCACGACCACCGTATAATCGCCCACAAACAACTCCATCAGatcagtcaacatggtcaataaaCACCAATCCTAATAAAGTTGGCACCAACGAGGACAATAATAATGGCAATAACGTTTTCAAACCGGACAACACCCACACACAAGAACGACCTGAACCACCATATAATAGACAACCTCAACCACAACCTGAGCCAAATCCTCGCGTACAACCACATATTCAAGAAACCAACCCAGAAACTGAACGACAAAGATACGTGCCAATACCTGGTCGCAAGGTAGTGTGGTTTGCGGCCATTCGGTGGAAAGCAAGCGTGGAGAAAGTCTACCCCGATGGCTCTCAAGAGGTCAATCTTGATGTTATGCTGCTTCCTCATAATAACAGAGTGAACGCTGTGATGGGGAGAGGTTTGTGGCGAATGGGAATCTTTGGAAGCACAAACATAGACGGCCATGGACCAAAACATGACTACAAACAGCAAATTCTCGGTCCATTTGAACAGGGCAATCCATTGATCCCACCAAATTTCCTGCAATTTGACATTGACACTGAATTTGATATCAAATCTGTTGGGTGTGGTAAATTCAAATATGTCTGTCTTGAATTTGCCAAAGGCGCTAGACCTTCACTTGACTTTGACCTGGTTGTTGAGGACGGAGTACTTGGACCAATCATTTCGTGTCAAGCAGCACCCTGTGACT CCTTCACTACATTTCTAACGACCCGGGGACCCCCTTCCGCACAACGCCCATATGTAATCATTCAACACGTCAGGCCCGAAGAAGTTCACATCACCGAAGAAGCACAAAACCAACTTGACATCGATATTGAGATTGTCTACAACCGACGAAGTGATGAGGTGACGGGTACAAATCTTTGGCGGTTGGAATTATGGTCAAGTCCCAAACCTGATGGTAGTGGCACGCGATTGGTTAGTTTGGATCAAGCTTTGACTGATGCACAAATGGGCAAGGCATTAGTTCGCCCGTATCCGTTTGAGTTCACTAATGTTAGAATGAACCTCGACATGAGAGGGAATCGGTGCTCATATGCCAGATATATTTGTGCACGGCTAACCAATGAACCATTCCGCCATCTTGAACCAGAATTCGACTTAACTGGAGAACCGAACTACCGTGCTCTAACAGGCTGTACAAAGACAAAGTGCCTTC GAACGGAGGCGGTTGCAGCCCATCCTAACACAAGACCTCTCGTCAAATTCAGCGGAGTCACCGTGGGTATCCCAACCATAGAAGAGAACAGGCTGAATAAATTAGCATTACGTGTATCCATCCAAGTATCATCACAAAGTGACGCAGTATCTGGCTCACAACTGTGGCAGTTGAATGTCTGGGGAAGTAAGAAAGCCAATGGCCAAGGACGTCGATACTCCAACCTGGAACAAGCTTTGACCCCACAGCAAGCTGATATGAGTGTCGTAGCGGCAACTGATTTGTTATTTGAATATGTACGATTTGATTTGGACATGTCAAGTGCCAGATGCAACGATATTTCCTATATTTGTGTTAAGATCTCAACAGCGAGTACTAATTTTGATCTACAGGGTATGCCTAACAAGGATGCATTGAAGGAATGTACAACAGTAACCTGTGAAA CTGCATCTGTTCCAGAATTCTACGTGAACAGTGTCTCGATCATCTTACCACCAACCCCAgtgatatcaggtgaaactaaTCCAATGACGATGGACTTTGAAATCGTCTACGATGTGTCTAACAGCGATGCCATCCGTGGAAACGGCGTCTGGAGGGTCAAAATTTGGGGCAGTGATAAAGCTGGCGGCGGTGGGCCAAGGATATCACAAGCTCCCAACGCATTGACGAGTCAACAGGGGTCGCAACCACTCATTCTTGGGAGGCCGTTCACTATTAGAGGCATTGAATATTCCATGGACTTAACAAATTATTACTGCAGAGATGTGTCATTTGTTTGTGCACAACTTGTTGAGGGCAATAACTCTTTTAACATAAGGCCCGTACCCAATAAGAGGTCATTAGTGTCGTGCCAAAGGATACATTGCATAAACG GGTGA